One Mugil cephalus isolate CIBA_MC_2020 chromosome 8, CIBA_Mcephalus_1.1, whole genome shotgun sequence genomic window carries:
- the atoh1a gene encoding protein atonal homolog 1a produces MDVLSLEDWSKGAQELAALDSRQQSLAERVGKQQLEESRYESGLTLVDSGSDPRAWLAPSSGTCAAHATTPEYLRHSPCSSTGSYQESGSPGSSGHPSPPSYRKSAKSSSSSSLKVRDLCRLKGAITGAEEEAPMRQRAPSSKPINGVQKQRRVAANARERRRMHGLNHAFDELRSVIPALDNDKKLSKYETLQMAQIYINALAELLQGPGTSNNGNNDASNNNNSSPKCDIMHSSSAVFDEAKDMDSQSTTTCRTAAAVPISGGSLPVHISAMPFRSSFEESSFAARVEEAMCSSSPSSAPYGSGRKGSPRSDGEFSPHSHFSDSDEITMELHSSEEDDLSELKLPTHHHTTLSF; encoded by the exons atgGATGTCCTATCTCTGGAAGACTGGAGCAAAGGCGCGCAGGAGTTGGCAGCACTCGATTCGAGGCAGCAGAGTTTGGCGGAGAGGGTCGGGAAGCAGCAACTCGAGGAGTCCCGCTACGAATCCGGACTGACGCTCGTGGACAGCGGCAGTGACCCACGCGCCTGGCTGGCTCCGTCTTCTGGCACCTGCGCGGCACACGCCACCACACCCGAGTACCTGCGCCACTCACCATGCTCCAGCACAGGCTCTTACCAAG AGAGTGGCTCCCCGGGGTCCTCTGGTCATCCCAGCCCTCCCAGCTACAGAAAATCCGCCAagagctcctcctcttcttcgctCAAAGTCAGGGACCTGTGCCGCCTTAAAGGCGCGATCACCGGGGCCGAAGAGGAGGCCCCCATGAGACAGAGAGCCCCGTCCAGCAAACCTATCAACGGGGTCCAGAAGCAGAGGCGAGTTGCCGCCAATGCGCGTGAGAGGAGACGAATGCACGGGCTCAACCACGCGTTCGACGAGCTGCGCAGCGTCATCCCGGCGCTGGACAACGACAAGAAGCTCTCCAAATATGAAACTTTGCAGATGGCGCAGATTTACATCAACGCTCTGGCAGAGCTGCTCCAAGGTCCGGGCACTTCCAACAACGGCAATAACGACGCCtccaacaataacaacagttcGCCAAAGTGTGACATTATGCATTCTTCCTCCGCTGTCTTCGACGAGGCAAAGGACATGGATTCTCAGTCCACTACAACCTGCAGGACAGCGGCGGCTGTGCCCATCTCAGGTGGCAGCTTACCTGTCCACATCAGTGCGATGCCGTTCCGTTCCTCCTTCGAGGAGAGTTCGTTTGCTGCCAGGGTTGAAGAAGCGATGTGTTCGTCATCTCCGTCCTCCGCTCCGTACGGAAGTGGAAGGAAAGGTTCTCCCCGGAGTGACGGAGAGTTTTCCCCACACTCTCACTTCAGTGACTCGGACGAAATAACGATGGAGCTCCACTCAAGTGAAGAAGATGATCTCTCAGAACTAAAGCTACCCACACACCATCATACcactctttctttctaa